One genomic window of Salvia miltiorrhiza cultivar Shanhuang (shh) chromosome 4, IMPLAD_Smil_shh, whole genome shotgun sequence includes the following:
- the LOC131021482 gene encoding uncharacterized protein LOC131021482 isoform X4, protein MDDLTAYYAPPIHHPYYQPPPPPPPGTAHTPPAAVAHVQPQIVAYAPPIYPQSSHDQVRTLFVAGLPDDVKPRELYNLFRECPGYQSSNLRPPTSSNNQPFAFATFVDQQSAVMALHAFNGMVFDLEKGSTLYIDLAKSNSRSKRLRADDESQGSEKRLKGAVASSRGDDPGLGSIHTPGMGNSAYNTIGYSSTQSLRNVDGGSMSGASLKSNSSPCPTLFVANLGPHCTEDELTQLFSRCRGFIKLKMQSTYGAPVAFVDFQDTACSTEALSHLQGTALYSSTSGEGMRLEYAKSRMGMRSKRSR, encoded by the exons ATGGACGATCTCACTGCTTATTACGCTCCTCCAATCCACCACCCTTACTACCAGCcgcctcctcctccgcctccgGGAACGGCGCATACGCCCCCGGCCGCCGTCGCCCACGTCCAGCCCCAAATCGTCGCCTACGCTCCTCCAATCTACCCACAGTCTTCGCACGACCAGGTTCGTACGCTCTTTGTCGCCGGCCTCCCCGACGACGTCAAGCCGCGAGAACTCTACAATCTCTTCCGAGAATGCCCCGGATACCAGTCCTCTAATCTCAGACCCCCTACCTCATCTAATAATCAG CCTTTTGCTTTTGCGACTTTTGTGGATCAACAATCAGCAGTAATGGCTTTGCATGCATTTAAC GGTATGGTGTTTGACCTTGAAAAAGGTTCTACTCTGTATATTGATTTAGCGAAATCTAATTCCCGGTCAAAACGATTACGAGCAG atgatgagagccaaggtTCAGAAAAAAGGCTGAAAGGGGCTGTGGCTAGTTCAAGGGGTGATGATCCTG GTCTTGGCAGCATTCACACGCCTGGAATGGGTAATTCTGCTTACAACACGATTGGTTATTCTTCTACACAAAG TCTGCGGAATGTTGATGGTGGGTCCATGAGCGGAGCTTCTTTGAAGTCG AACAGCAGCCCATGTCCAACGCTTTTTGTGGCCAATCTAGGTCCACATTGCACTGAGGATGAGCTGACACAACTGTTTTCTAG ATGTCGTGGATTTATAAAGTTGAAGATGCAAAGTACATATGGAGCTCCTGTTGCATTTGTTGACTTTCAG GATACTGCTTGTTCAACGGAGGCTCTAAGTCATCTACAAGGCACAGCTCTCTATTCCTCAACGTCTGGCGAAGGGATGCGACTGGA ATATGCAAAATCTCGGATGGGAATGCGTAGTAAGAGGTCCAGGTAA
- the LOC131021482 gene encoding uncharacterized protein LOC131021482 isoform X3: MDDLTAYYAPPIHHPYYQPPPPPPPGTAHTPPAAVAHVQPQIVAYAPPIYPQSSHDQVRTLFVAGLPDDVKPRELYNLFRECPGYQSSNLRPPTSSNNQPFAFATFVDQQSAVMALHAFNGMVFDLEKGSTLYIDLAKSNSRSKRLRADDESQGSEKRLKGAVASSRGDDPAGLGSIHTPGMGNSAYNTIGYSSTQSLRNVDGGSMSGASLKSNSSPCPTLFVANLGPHCTEDELTQLFSRCRGFIKLKMQSTYGAPVAFVDFQDTACSTEALSHLQGTALYSSTSGEGMRLEYAKSRMGMRSKRSR, encoded by the exons ATGGACGATCTCACTGCTTATTACGCTCCTCCAATCCACCACCCTTACTACCAGCcgcctcctcctccgcctccgGGAACGGCGCATACGCCCCCGGCCGCCGTCGCCCACGTCCAGCCCCAAATCGTCGCCTACGCTCCTCCAATCTACCCACAGTCTTCGCACGACCAGGTTCGTACGCTCTTTGTCGCCGGCCTCCCCGACGACGTCAAGCCGCGAGAACTCTACAATCTCTTCCGAGAATGCCCCGGATACCAGTCCTCTAATCTCAGACCCCCTACCTCATCTAATAATCAG CCTTTTGCTTTTGCGACTTTTGTGGATCAACAATCAGCAGTAATGGCTTTGCATGCATTTAAC GGTATGGTGTTTGACCTTGAAAAAGGTTCTACTCTGTATATTGATTTAGCGAAATCTAATTCCCGGTCAAAACGATTACGAGCAG atgatgagagccaaggtTCAGAAAAAAGGCTGAAAGGGGCTGTGGCTAGTTCAAGGGGTGATGATCCTG CAGGTCTTGGCAGCATTCACACGCCTGGAATGGGTAATTCTGCTTACAACACGATTGGTTATTCTTCTACACAAAG TCTGCGGAATGTTGATGGTGGGTCCATGAGCGGAGCTTCTTTGAAGTCG AACAGCAGCCCATGTCCAACGCTTTTTGTGGCCAATCTAGGTCCACATTGCACTGAGGATGAGCTGACACAACTGTTTTCTAG ATGTCGTGGATTTATAAAGTTGAAGATGCAAAGTACATATGGAGCTCCTGTTGCATTTGTTGACTTTCAG GATACTGCTTGTTCAACGGAGGCTCTAAGTCATCTACAAGGCACAGCTCTCTATTCCTCAACGTCTGGCGAAGGGATGCGACTGGA ATATGCAAAATCTCGGATGGGAATGCGTAGTAAGAGGTCCAGGTAA
- the LOC131021482 gene encoding uncharacterized protein LOC131021482 isoform X2, with translation MDDLTAYYAPPIHHPYYQPPPPPPPGTAHTPPAAVAHVQPQIVAYAPPIYPQSSHDQVRTLFVAGLPDDVKPRELYNLFRECPGYQSSNLRPPTSSNNQPFAFATFVDQQSAVMALHAFNGMVFDLEKGSTLYIDLAKSNSRSKRLRADDESQGSEKRLKGAVASSRGDDPGLGSIHTPGMGNSAYNTIGYSSTQSLRNVDGGSMSGASLKSNSSPCPTLFVANLGPHCTEDELTQLFSRCRGFIKLKMQSTYGAPVAFVDFQDTACSTEALSHLQGTALYSSTSGEGMRLEYPFELVTVVNRFHFLIYTVMLDHISWHVPLT, from the exons ATGGACGATCTCACTGCTTATTACGCTCCTCCAATCCACCACCCTTACTACCAGCcgcctcctcctccgcctccgGGAACGGCGCATACGCCCCCGGCCGCCGTCGCCCACGTCCAGCCCCAAATCGTCGCCTACGCTCCTCCAATCTACCCACAGTCTTCGCACGACCAGGTTCGTACGCTCTTTGTCGCCGGCCTCCCCGACGACGTCAAGCCGCGAGAACTCTACAATCTCTTCCGAGAATGCCCCGGATACCAGTCCTCTAATCTCAGACCCCCTACCTCATCTAATAATCAG CCTTTTGCTTTTGCGACTTTTGTGGATCAACAATCAGCAGTAATGGCTTTGCATGCATTTAAC GGTATGGTGTTTGACCTTGAAAAAGGTTCTACTCTGTATATTGATTTAGCGAAATCTAATTCCCGGTCAAAACGATTACGAGCAG atgatgagagccaaggtTCAGAAAAAAGGCTGAAAGGGGCTGTGGCTAGTTCAAGGGGTGATGATCCTG GTCTTGGCAGCATTCACACGCCTGGAATGGGTAATTCTGCTTACAACACGATTGGTTATTCTTCTACACAAAG TCTGCGGAATGTTGATGGTGGGTCCATGAGCGGAGCTTCTTTGAAGTCG AACAGCAGCCCATGTCCAACGCTTTTTGTGGCCAATCTAGGTCCACATTGCACTGAGGATGAGCTGACACAACTGTTTTCTAG ATGTCGTGGATTTATAAAGTTGAAGATGCAAAGTACATATGGAGCTCCTGTTGCATTTGTTGACTTTCAG GATACTGCTTGTTCAACGGAGGCTCTAAGTCATCTACAAGGCACAGCTCTCTATTCCTCAACGTCTGGCGAAGGGATGCGACTGGAGTATCCTTTTGAGCTAGTTACAGTGGTAAACCGTTTCCATTTTCTAATATATACAGTTATGTTAGATCACATTTCTTGGCATGTTCCCCTAACCTAA
- the LOC131021482 gene encoding uncharacterized protein LOC131021482 isoform X1 — MDDLTAYYAPPIHHPYYQPPPPPPPGTAHTPPAAVAHVQPQIVAYAPPIYPQSSHDQVRTLFVAGLPDDVKPRELYNLFRECPGYQSSNLRPPTSSNNQPFAFATFVDQQSAVMALHAFNGMVFDLEKGSTLYIDLAKSNSRSKRLRADDESQGSEKRLKGAVASSRGDDPAGLGSIHTPGMGNSAYNTIGYSSTQSLRNVDGGSMSGASLKSNSSPCPTLFVANLGPHCTEDELTQLFSRCRGFIKLKMQSTYGAPVAFVDFQDTACSTEALSHLQGTALYSSTSGEGMRLEYPFELVTVVNRFHFLIYTVMLDHISWHVPLT, encoded by the exons ATGGACGATCTCACTGCTTATTACGCTCCTCCAATCCACCACCCTTACTACCAGCcgcctcctcctccgcctccgGGAACGGCGCATACGCCCCCGGCCGCCGTCGCCCACGTCCAGCCCCAAATCGTCGCCTACGCTCCTCCAATCTACCCACAGTCTTCGCACGACCAGGTTCGTACGCTCTTTGTCGCCGGCCTCCCCGACGACGTCAAGCCGCGAGAACTCTACAATCTCTTCCGAGAATGCCCCGGATACCAGTCCTCTAATCTCAGACCCCCTACCTCATCTAATAATCAG CCTTTTGCTTTTGCGACTTTTGTGGATCAACAATCAGCAGTAATGGCTTTGCATGCATTTAAC GGTATGGTGTTTGACCTTGAAAAAGGTTCTACTCTGTATATTGATTTAGCGAAATCTAATTCCCGGTCAAAACGATTACGAGCAG atgatgagagccaaggtTCAGAAAAAAGGCTGAAAGGGGCTGTGGCTAGTTCAAGGGGTGATGATCCTG CAGGTCTTGGCAGCATTCACACGCCTGGAATGGGTAATTCTGCTTACAACACGATTGGTTATTCTTCTACACAAAG TCTGCGGAATGTTGATGGTGGGTCCATGAGCGGAGCTTCTTTGAAGTCG AACAGCAGCCCATGTCCAACGCTTTTTGTGGCCAATCTAGGTCCACATTGCACTGAGGATGAGCTGACACAACTGTTTTCTAG ATGTCGTGGATTTATAAAGTTGAAGATGCAAAGTACATATGGAGCTCCTGTTGCATTTGTTGACTTTCAG GATACTGCTTGTTCAACGGAGGCTCTAAGTCATCTACAAGGCACAGCTCTCTATTCCTCAACGTCTGGCGAAGGGATGCGACTGGAGTATCCTTTTGAGCTAGTTACAGTGGTAAACCGTTTCCATTTTCTAATATATACAGTTATGTTAGATCACATTTCTTGGCATGTTCCCCTAACCTAA